In Pseudomonas hamedanensis, a single window of DNA contains:
- a CDS encoding transposase — MQPTRRSYSKSFKAQVIQECAQPGASIASIALSHNLNANLVHKWIRLQAQKSTALVSVRPSHLPNPAKPRHGVHLNLSGHQF, encoded by the coding sequence ATGCAGCCAACACGCCGTTCCTATTCAAAATCCTTCAAGGCTCAGGTCATTCAAGAGTGCGCCCAGCCCGGCGCTTCGATTGCCAGCATCGCACTCAGCCATAACCTCAACGCAAACCTCGTTCACAAATGGATTCGGCTGCAAGCGCAGAAAAGCACAGCACTGGTATCCGTCCGGCCAAGTCATCTACCCAACCCCGCAAAGCCAAGACATGGTGTGCACTTAAATTTAAGTGGGCACCAGTTCTAG
- the tnpA gene encoding IS66-like element accessory protein TnpA translates to MQPTRRSYSKSFKAQVIQECAQPGASIASIALSHNLNANLVHKWIRLQAQKSTALQPAFIPLPMQLAVANSHAASSNICVEIQHPRGTVKVNWPTESAAACATFLRDLLR, encoded by the coding sequence ATGCAGCCAACACGCCGTTCCTATTCAAAATCCTTCAAGGCTCAGGTCATTCAAGAGTGCGCCCAGCCCGGCGCTTCGATTGCCAGCATCGCACTCAGCCATAACCTCAACGCAAACCTCGTTCACAAATGGATTCGGCTGCAAGCGCAGAAAAGCACAGCACTGCAACCTGCTTTCATTCCGTTGCCTATGCAGCTGGCCGTAGCAAATTCGCACGCAGCCTCATCGAATATCTGCGTTGAAATCCAGCACCCGCGTGGCACCGTCAAAGTGAACTGGCCAACCGAAAGTGCTGCTGCCTGCGCGACCTTTCTTCGAGACCTACTGCGATGA
- the tnpB gene encoding IS66 family insertion sequence element accessory protein TnpB (TnpB, as the term is used for proteins encoded by IS66 family insertion elements, is considered an accessory protein, since TnpC, encoded by a neighboring gene, is a DDE family transposase.) codes for MIRIDSIWLATEPMDMRAGTETALARVIAVFGAAKPHCAYLFANRRATCMKVLVHDGFGIWLAARRLNQGKFHWPGIRHGSEIELDTEQLQALVLGLPWQRAGCGGAITLL; via the coding sequence ATGATCCGCATTGACTCCATCTGGCTCGCCACCGAGCCGATGGACATGCGCGCTGGCACCGAGACTGCGTTGGCCAGAGTGATCGCGGTGTTCGGTGCGGCGAAGCCGCACTGTGCTTATCTGTTCGCCAACCGCCGCGCCACTTGTATGAAAGTTCTGGTGCATGACGGCTTCGGCATCTGGCTGGCTGCTCGCCGGTTGAACCAAGGTAAGTTCCACTGGCCAGGCATTCGCCACGGCTCTGAAATAGAGTTGGATACCGAGCAACTCCAGGCCCTGGTGTTGGGCCTGCCATGGCAGCGCGCGGGCTGCGGCGGTGCGATCACACTGCTTTAA
- the tnpC gene encoding IS66 family transposase — translation MTSLPNLDHLTPEQLRALAAQLIQRVETLDQQVETMGKTVETMGKKINRDQTIIEKLTHEIAQLKRLKFAKRSEQLNPQQASLLDDLIDTDIAAIEAELQALQTAPTPTEKKQKPKRTALPAEFPRTLIHHEPDNTHCQCGCALKRIGEDISEKLDYAPGVFTVERHVRGKWVCDDCETLIQAPVPAQVIDKGIPTAGLLAHVMIAKFADHLPLYRQESIFGRAGLAIPRSTLAQWVGVTGVQLQPLVDALRDVVLGQQVIHADETPVQMLAPGSKKTHRSFVWAYATSQFCETTAVVYDFSPSRAGEHARNFLQDWRGKLVCDDFGGYKASFELGVTEIGCMAHARRKFFELHATNKSMLAEQALRYIQLLYEIESEIRDLEPDIRRQIRQEKAVAVMDTLHAWMIAQRELVPEGSAISRALDYSLKRWAALSRYLDDGAIPIDNNWCENQIRPWALGRKNWLFAGSLRSGKRAAAIMSLIQSARLNGHDPYAYLKDVLTRLPTQRASEIDQLLPHKWQPV, via the coding sequence ATGACTTCGCTCCCCAATCTCGATCACCTTACCCCTGAACAACTGCGCGCTTTGGCGGCGCAGTTGATACAGCGTGTCGAGACACTCGACCAGCAAGTCGAGACGATGGGCAAGACGGTCGAGACCATGGGCAAGAAGATCAACCGCGACCAGACGATTATCGAGAAACTGACCCATGAGATCGCGCAACTCAAGCGCTTGAAGTTCGCCAAGCGCAGCGAGCAGTTGAATCCGCAGCAGGCCAGCTTGCTCGACGACTTGATCGATACCGATATCGCGGCGATTGAAGCTGAGCTTCAAGCCTTACAAACAGCTCCCACGCCGACCGAGAAAAAGCAAAAGCCCAAGCGCACCGCGTTGCCGGCAGAATTTCCACGCACATTGATCCATCACGAACCGGACAACACCCACTGCCAATGCGGCTGTGCACTCAAACGTATCGGTGAAGACATCAGCGAAAAGCTGGACTACGCGCCCGGTGTGTTTACCGTTGAACGCCATGTCCGTGGCAAGTGGGTATGCGATGACTGCGAAACGCTGATCCAGGCACCCGTTCCGGCGCAGGTCATCGACAAGGGCATCCCGACTGCCGGGCTACTTGCCCACGTCATGATCGCGAAGTTTGCTGACCATTTGCCTCTTTACCGTCAGGAATCGATTTTCGGTCGAGCGGGCTTGGCGATTCCACGTTCAACTTTGGCTCAATGGGTTGGCGTGACTGGTGTGCAGTTACAGCCTCTAGTCGATGCGTTGCGCGACGTAGTGCTCGGGCAGCAGGTCATTCATGCCGATGAAACGCCGGTGCAGATGCTCGCTCCGGGTTCGAAGAAAACCCACCGCTCTTTTGTCTGGGCCTACGCCACCAGCCAATTCTGCGAAACGACAGCGGTTGTTTACGACTTCAGCCCCAGTCGCGCCGGTGAGCATGCTCGCAACTTCCTGCAAGACTGGAGGGGCAAGCTGGTGTGTGATGATTTTGGCGGTTACAAGGCCAGCTTCGAACTCGGCGTGACCGAGATCGGCTGCATGGCCCATGCGCGGCGAAAGTTCTTCGAACTACACGCCACCAACAAGAGCATGCTCGCCGAGCAGGCCCTGCGCTATATCCAGTTGCTGTACGAAATCGAAAGTGAAATCCGCGACCTGGAGCCAGATATACGCCGCCAAATACGGCAAGAAAAAGCCGTAGCGGTGATGGATACGCTGCATGCCTGGATGATCGCCCAGCGTGAGCTGGTGCCCGAAGGTTCGGCGATCAGCAGAGCACTGGATTACAGCCTGAAACGCTGGGCAGCGCTATCGCGCTACCTGGATGACGGGGCCATACCCATTGACAATAATTGGTGCGAGAACCAGATCCGACCTTGGGCGTTGGGTCGCAAAAACTGGCTCTTCGCAGGGTCGCTACGCAGCGGCAAACGAGCGGCGGCGATCATGAGTTTGATCCAGTCTGCACGGCTGAATGGTCATGATCCATATGCTTACTTGAAGGACGTCCTCACGCGCCTGCCGACGCAGCGGGCGAGTGAAATCGATCAGTTGCTGCCGCATAAGTGGCAACCGGTTTAA
- a CDS encoding NUDIX hydrolase, with protein MEFKRDRFNGVIVDAASLPDDPQALCGAVDALVALIEHERLALAWVTLPISNAQGIPVFTAAGFSFHSCLTDQLTLVRRPFEQAFVPFIPTHTVGAGAIVINDAGELLVIRERGTTGFKLPGGHVDAAERIQDSIEREVLEETGIESKCESIVAFTTKHPYQFGKSNIHFICRMTALTQRINVLDTAEIEEAKWIALQAYLADSCNSLSNRQLVSDVAFSQGLVCTEYSANIGLHKKQEIFTAAC; from the coding sequence GTGGAATTCAAACGGGACAGATTCAACGGCGTCATTGTCGACGCCGCTTCGCTGCCGGACGACCCGCAAGCGTTGTGTGGCGCCGTCGACGCGTTAGTCGCCCTCATCGAGCACGAGCGCCTGGCTCTGGCCTGGGTCACACTGCCGATCAGCAACGCTCAAGGCATTCCGGTCTTCACCGCCGCCGGTTTCTCCTTCCATAGCTGTCTGACAGATCAGCTGACCCTAGTGCGCCGCCCATTCGAGCAGGCATTCGTCCCATTCATACCCACCCATACCGTAGGGGCGGGCGCCATCGTCATTAACGACGCTGGGGAACTCCTCGTCATAAGGGAGCGAGGTACCACCGGGTTCAAGCTACCGGGGGGCCATGTAGACGCCGCCGAGCGAATTCAGGATTCGATCGAGCGCGAGGTGCTGGAGGAGACTGGGATCGAATCGAAGTGCGAATCCATCGTGGCGTTTACCACCAAACACCCCTACCAATTTGGCAAATCGAACATTCACTTTATCTGCAGAATGACGGCCTTGACGCAGCGTATCAACGTACTGGACACCGCCGAGATCGAAGAAGCTAAATGGATAGCGCTGCAAGCCTACCTGGCAGACTCCTGCAACAGCCTGTCCAACCGGCAGCTGGTCAGCGATGTAGCGTTCAGCCAAGGGCTCGTATGCACCGAGTATTCCGCCAACATCGGGCTCCACAAAAAACAAGAGATTTTCACGGCGGCTTGCTGA
- a CDS encoding ComEC/Rec2 family competence protein, whose protein sequence is MTHYDLDHIQGVIELLNNPPPWLQIREVWFNGYHHLAPPDLLGPREGDALSKLIRSRKLASNAVYRKQENDKDRGAILQSSHAVSLRGGLDVRVLSPDQDGLTALARHWTNPVLPPPEPESAPGDLLGRGDTWPPKKFFFNGGETFVSDTSVPNRSSIALLLTFDKKRVLLAAEYPSGEVI, encoded by the coding sequence GTGACCCACTATGATCTCGACCACATCCAAGGTGTGATTGAGTTGCTCAATAACCCCCCTCCATGGCTTCAAATCCGTGAGGTGTGGTTCAACGGATATCATCACCTTGCGCCTCCGGACCTCTTGGGGCCGCGTGAGGGCGACGCTCTGTCCAAGTTGATTCGCAGTCGTAAGCTTGCGTCGAATGCAGTTTATCGCAAGCAGGAAAATGACAAGGACCGTGGTGCCATTCTTCAGTCTTCACATGCAGTCTCGTTGCGAGGAGGGCTTGATGTAAGAGTGCTGTCGCCGGACCAGGATGGATTGACGGCTCTGGCGAGGCATTGGACCAATCCTGTATTACCTCCACCGGAGCCGGAATCTGCTCCTGGCGACCTATTAGGGCGCGGTGATACATGGCCTCCGAAGAAGTTCTTTTTTAATGGTGGGGAGACTTTTGTGTCTGACACATCGGTACCCAACAGAAGCAGCATTGCATTGCTTCTGACGTTCGATAAGAAACGCGTGCTTCTAGCCGCGGAGTATCCGTCCGGCGAAGTCATCTAG
- a CDS encoding quinone oxidoreductase family protein, whose product MKAIQFRSFGGPEVLEYVDLPTPVPGPGEVLIETSAIGVNFPDIRERLGMYNRPETRVGGVTLPHVAGLQVVGRVSKTGAGVDRAVVGRKVMALMPKGAYAQQAIARADMLVMLDESVNDVAMAGLPCQGVTAFLALRTCAHLQSGESVLIQGAAGGLGSLAVQIAKAMGAQTVFGTASTESRRAFVRSLGADYAISYDTPQWPERVLELTEGRGVDVILETIGGEVFDQNFECLAMLGRCVVVGSTRGPGEALAPRRLMAKAQTLTGMYLPTFFQRPTLIREALQFLADGVSGGVIRPVIGATLPLSETGLAHALLERREVQGVIVLVPNL is encoded by the coding sequence ATGAAAGCGATTCAGTTCCGTAGCTTCGGCGGCCCCGAAGTACTCGAGTACGTCGACTTGCCAACGCCCGTGCCGGGGCCGGGAGAAGTATTGATAGAAACCTCCGCGATTGGGGTGAATTTTCCGGATATTCGTGAACGGTTAGGCATGTATAACCGGCCCGAAACACGCGTTGGTGGTGTCACGCTGCCGCATGTAGCCGGACTTCAGGTGGTCGGACGCGTTTCAAAAACAGGAGCGGGCGTTGACCGTGCCGTTGTCGGGCGCAAGGTCATGGCCTTGATGCCCAAGGGCGCATACGCACAGCAGGCTATTGCCCGTGCTGACATGCTGGTAATGCTGGATGAGTCGGTAAACGACGTCGCCATGGCGGGTTTACCTTGTCAGGGGGTGACTGCGTTCCTCGCTCTACGCACATGCGCGCATTTACAGTCAGGTGAAAGCGTTTTGATCCAAGGCGCCGCCGGGGGGCTTGGCAGTCTGGCTGTGCAGATTGCAAAAGCCATGGGCGCACAGACAGTTTTCGGTACGGCCAGCACTGAAAGTCGACGCGCATTCGTGCGCAGCCTCGGAGCCGACTATGCCATTAGCTACGACACTCCCCAGTGGCCGGAGCGGGTGCTTGAACTGACCGAGGGGCGTGGAGTTGATGTGATCCTCGAAACCATCGGCGGCGAAGTGTTCGATCAGAATTTTGAGTGTCTCGCCATGCTGGGACGTTGTGTGGTGGTGGGCTCCACGCGGGGGCCAGGCGAGGCATTGGCGCCTCGTCGGTTGATGGCCAAAGCGCAAACCTTGACCGGCATGTACCTGCCGACGTTCTTCCAGCGCCCTACGTTGATCCGCGAGGCTTTGCAATTCCTTGCTGACGGCGTTTCAGGCGGAGTGATCAGACCAGTCATCGGCGCGACGTTACCCTTGAGCGAAACGGGCCTGGCGCACGCCTTATTGGAGCGAAGGGAAGTTCAAGGCGTCATTGTGCTGGTTCCAAACCTCTAA
- a CDS encoding alpha/beta fold hydrolase, with amino-acid sequence MTLFNIRWAMRHTLAIVALTTACSTLTVQASSTPAEKKAAHSYTHQTAPTQFIEVEGARLAYRRFGKPSAVPLVFLQHFVGNLDSWDPKVIDGFARDREIILFDNAGVASSSGEVPNTIEGMAKYASGLLQALNVKKADLLGFSMGSLIAQQVTLDHPNLVRRLILVGSSPRGGVGMDSLTPEFQGYLAKKRAVPDELLLDVFFTQTIESQAAGHEFLTRLRSRRVNRDVDVDSKTAPAQAAAIAGWGAPAGNANDYLKGIKQPTMVVAGSHDIVFYTVNDVTLQQSLPNAQLVIYPDSNHGAIYQYPDLFLKHATLFLNGVK; translated from the coding sequence ATGACCCTTTTCAACATCCGATGGGCGATGCGCCATACCCTGGCCATCGTCGCGCTGACGACTGCGTGCTCGACATTGACTGTTCAGGCCAGCAGCACCCCAGCAGAAAAAAAAGCTGCACATAGCTACACCCATCAAACCGCTCCGACCCAGTTTATCGAAGTCGAGGGTGCGCGCCTGGCATATCGTCGCTTCGGCAAACCCAGTGCCGTGCCACTGGTATTTCTCCAGCATTTCGTTGGCAACCTAGACAGCTGGGATCCCAAAGTCATCGACGGTTTTGCCCGTGATCGTGAAATTATCCTTTTCGACAATGCCGGCGTCGCCAGTTCCAGCGGTGAAGTACCGAACACCATCGAAGGCATGGCCAAATATGCCTCCGGCCTGCTGCAGGCACTGAACGTGAAAAAGGCTGACTTGCTCGGCTTTTCCATGGGCAGTCTGATCGCACAGCAAGTGACGCTTGATCATCCGAACCTCGTGCGTCGTCTGATTCTGGTCGGTTCATCACCTCGCGGTGGAGTTGGTATGGACTCGCTGACGCCGGAATTTCAGGGCTACCTGGCGAAAAAGCGTGCGGTACCGGATGAACTGCTGCTGGACGTTTTCTTTACCCAGACCATAGAAAGCCAGGCCGCCGGACATGAATTCCTTACCCGTCTGCGCTCACGTAGGGTCAATCGCGATGTTGATGTCGATAGCAAGACTGCACCCGCACAAGCAGCCGCCATCGCTGGTTGGGGAGCGCCAGCCGGTAACGCCAACGACTACCTGAAAGGCATCAAGCAACCGACGATGGTAGTCGCTGGCAGCCATGACATCGTCTTCTACACAGTTAATGACGTGACCTTGCAGCAGAGTTTGCCCAACGCCCAGTTGGTTATCTACCCGGATTCAAACCATGGCGCGATCTATCAATACCCGGATCTATTTTTGAAACACGCCACGCTGTTTCTCAATGGAGTGAAGTAA
- a CDS encoding glutathione S-transferase: MKIFDIPGFPNPLRIRIVLAEKGLGSQIEFSKIDLLAAEHKQPAFLEINPLGTVPVLQLDDGTNISECTAITEYLDNLDGNPILTGKTPKEKAIIHMMQKRAESELADPVGYYFHHATPGLGAALQPYKSPEWEGRIEWGNRQRDKAVAGMHYFDQLLRSQPYIAGEQFSMADITVYAGLIFAGFASIAIPNQCSALLAWQAKVQQRPSVKNPA, translated from the coding sequence ATGAAGATTTTTGATATCCCTGGTTTTCCTAACCCGCTGCGCATTCGTATTGTTCTCGCCGAAAAAGGGCTGGGCTCGCAAATAGAGTTCAGCAAGATCGACCTGCTCGCAGCGGAACACAAGCAACCCGCATTCCTGGAGATCAACCCGCTGGGTACCGTCCCAGTTCTGCAGCTGGATGACGGCACCAACATCAGCGAATGTACCGCAATCACCGAATACTTGGACAATCTGGACGGCAACCCGATTCTCACCGGCAAGACGCCGAAGGAAAAGGCCATTATCCACATGATGCAAAAGCGCGCGGAGTCCGAGCTGGCGGATCCGGTCGGCTATTACTTCCACCACGCTACGCCGGGGCTCGGTGCCGCGCTGCAGCCCTACAAGAGTCCTGAATGGGAAGGTCGTATCGAGTGGGGCAACCGTCAGCGCGACAAAGCAGTTGCCGGCATGCACTACTTCGATCAGCTCTTGCGTAGTCAGCCATACATCGCCGGTGAGCAATTTTCCATGGCCGACATCACGGTGTATGCCGGGCTGATCTTCGCCGGTTTCGCCAGTATTGCAATCCCCAATCAGTGCAGCGCGCTCCTGGCCTGGCAGGCGAAAGTGCAGCAACGCCCAAGCGTAAAAAATCCCGCCTGA
- a CDS encoding TetR/AcrR family transcriptional regulator, which yields MSAARKMVQTRGYNGLSFRELAKEVGIKSASIHYHFPTKGDLGAALAKRYTEDGLEYLAGLRADSDELNVWIKGYTDIFRLALVNDNRMCLCGIMSAEYDDLPPEVRTEVDGFTELNVRWLTEVLSVCRPQLSLEERQEQALAIYAAVEGAQLIARGRADISVFDRTIATYRSAGLLP from the coding sequence ATGTCGGCTGCCCGAAAGATGGTGCAGACCCGGGGCTACAACGGCTTAAGCTTTCGTGAGCTCGCCAAGGAAGTCGGCATCAAAAGCGCGAGCATCCACTACCACTTCCCTACCAAAGGCGACTTGGGCGCGGCTTTAGCCAAACGTTACACGGAGGATGGGCTTGAATACCTTGCTGGCTTACGGGCCGATTCCGACGAGCTGAATGTGTGGATCAAGGGCTACACCGACATCTTTCGCCTGGCGCTGGTCAACGACAATCGCATGTGCCTGTGCGGGATCATGTCTGCCGAATACGATGACTTGCCACCAGAGGTAAGGACAGAGGTCGACGGTTTCACCGAACTGAATGTGCGCTGGCTGACGGAAGTGTTGTCGGTTTGCCGGCCACAGCTGAGCCTTGAGGAACGACAGGAACAAGCGCTGGCGATCTATGCGGCTGTGGAGGGAGCTCAATTGATCGCTCGGGGGCGGGCTGACATCAGTGTCTTTGACAGAACAATCGCGACGTATCGCTCGGCAGGCCTATTACCTTAA
- a CDS encoding efflux transporter outer membrane subunit, with the protein MNTLKLFFPSLLVVALAACTVGPDYKTPDTAPATIVSIQGGHYDQSQFETVWWQQFDDPTLNQLVSKSLEGNRDLRVAFARWKAARAIRDDVSNDNLPVVTSRVSSQQGKGQVPGQTESRVNQERYDLGLDMAWEVDLFGRIQRQLESSDAQEDAAAADLYQLRVTMIAELVDAYGQLRGAQLREKIALANLKNQQDSRSVTVSLRDAGVGNELDVVRADARLAAVEATVPQLQAEQVRQKNRIATLLGERPDTLSVSLTPAELPAIAKALTIGDPAELLRRRPDVLAAERRLASSTADIGVATADLFPRVSLSGFLGFTAGRGSQIGSSAAKAWSLGPSITWAAFDLGSVRARIRGADANAEGALATYEQQVLLALEESENAFSDYGKRQQRLLSLIKQSESSRAAADLAAIQYKEGTVDYLVLLDAQRERLNAEDAQALGETDQYRGIVAIYKALGGGWDSGDGRVASVY; encoded by the coding sequence ATGAACACCTTGAAGCTTTTTTTTCCCAGCCTTCTGGTCGTTGCGCTCGCCGCGTGTACAGTCGGTCCCGACTACAAGACGCCTGACACCGCGCCGGCCACTATCGTGTCGATCCAGGGCGGGCACTACGATCAATCGCAGTTTGAAACGGTGTGGTGGCAGCAATTCGATGACCCCACGCTCAACCAGTTGGTGAGCAAATCCCTGGAAGGCAACCGCGATCTGCGGGTGGCGTTCGCCCGCTGGAAAGCGGCCCGAGCGATTCGGGACGACGTCAGCAACGACAATTTGCCGGTGGTTACCAGCCGCGTCAGCAGCCAACAAGGAAAGGGCCAAGTGCCCGGTCAGACCGAAAGCCGCGTCAATCAGGAACGCTATGATCTTGGCCTCGACATGGCCTGGGAAGTCGATCTGTTCGGTCGCATCCAGCGCCAACTGGAATCCAGCGACGCTCAGGAAGATGCTGCCGCCGCAGACTTGTATCAACTGCGCGTGACGATGATTGCCGAGTTGGTGGACGCCTATGGCCAATTGCGCGGCGCACAACTGCGGGAAAAGATCGCCCTGGCCAACCTGAAGAACCAGCAGGATTCGCGCAGCGTGACGGTCAGTCTGCGCGATGCGGGTGTGGGTAATGAACTCGACGTAGTGCGCGCCGATGCACGTCTGGCGGCGGTCGAGGCTACGGTGCCGCAACTTCAAGCGGAGCAGGTGCGGCAGAAAAACCGCATCGCCACGCTGCTTGGTGAGCGTCCGGATACGTTGAGCGTGTCGTTGACCCCCGCCGAGTTGCCAGCCATCGCCAAAGCGCTGACAATTGGTGATCCCGCCGAGCTGCTACGTCGGCGCCCGGATGTGCTCGCGGCCGAGCGCAGGCTGGCTTCCTCCACTGCGGATATCGGTGTGGCCACCGCCGACTTGTTCCCGCGCGTGAGCCTGAGCGGTTTCCTTGGTTTCACCGCCGGCCGTGGTTCGCAGATTGGTTCCAGTGCCGCCAAGGCCTGGAGTCTGGGACCGAGCATCACCTGGGCAGCATTTGATTTGGGCAGCGTGCGGGCGCGCATTCGCGGCGCCGACGCCAATGCTGAAGGCGCGCTGGCGACCTACGAACAGCAAGTGCTGCTGGCGCTGGAAGAGTCTGAAAACGCCTTCAGCGACTATGGCAAACGCCAACAACGCTTGTTGTCGTTGATCAAACAAAGCGAATCGAGCCGCGCCGCTGCCGACCTTGCGGCCATCCAGTACAAGGAAGGAACCGTGGATTATCTGGTGCTGCTGGATGCGCAGCGCGAGCGGCTCAACGCCGAAGATGCTCAGGCACTGGGTGAAACCGATCAGTACCGTGGCATCGTCGCGATCTATAAAGCGTTGGGTGGTGGTTGGGACAGCGGTGACGGCAGGGTCGCGAGCGTTTATTGA